The genomic interval GGCCGGGATCGAGGCGGCGAAATCCAGCGCCCTCGCCCCGCCCTGGCCGGATCTGATCATCACCGCCGGCCGGCGCAACGAGCCGGTGGCGCGCTGGATTCAGGCCCGGGCGGCGGATGAAGGAAAGGAGGACGAGCGGCGGGTCCGCATCGTCCACCTGGGGCGGCCCTGGGCGCCGCTCGACCGCTTCGACCTGATCGTCACGACGCCGCAGTACAAGCTGCCCCGGCGGCCCAACATCCTGCACAACCAGACTCCGCTGTTCCGGATCAACCGGCAGCGCCTGGAACGGGAGGGCGCCCGATGGCGGGACCGCCTGGCGCATCTGCCGCGACCGCTGGTCGCGCTCTTCATCGGGGGCAGCAGCGGCGCCTACGTCTTCGACCGCGCGGCGGCCGAGCGCCTCGCGGCGCAGGCTGAGCGCCTGGTTAGCGAGCTCGGCGGCTCGCTCCTGGTCAGCACCTCGGCGCGCACGCCGGCGGCGACCCTGGACGTCCTGGCCGAAGGGCTGACCTGCCCGCACAGCCTCTATCGCTGGGCCCCCGATGACGAGGACAACCCCTACTTCGGCTACCTCGCCCTGGCCGACCAGTTCATCGTGACCGGCGACAGCATGTCCATGCTGACCGAGGCCTGCTTCACCGGGAAACCGGTCCATATCTTCGATCTCGGCGAGGGCCCCGACGCCATGCGGGTCGGAGGCGGCGGGCGTCTGCGCCTGCTGCCCCGGCGCTGGGACCGGGCGCACCTCAAGGCCCACGTCAATCGCCTGGCGATCCGACTCGGGCCCTCGCGCATGACCCGCGAGATCGGCTGGATCCACCGACAGTTCATAGACGCCGGCGCGGCCGTCTGGCTGGGCGATCCCGTGCCGGCGGAGCGCTCGGCGCTGAGCCTCGACGGCCTGTCGCGGGCCGTCGCCGAGGTTAACCGGCTCTTTACCAAGCGGACGGATACCGGTCCTGATTGAGCAAAACCTGAGTTTTTTCCTATAACGCGTTGAAAAATTTAGCACTTGTCCGCGAAGTGATCACCGCCTACACTCTTATCAAGGGAAGAAAGCAGTAGCGA from Kiloniellales bacterium carries:
- a CDS encoding mitochondrial fission ELM1 family protein — translated: MVDEGALPRVWALTGHKLGDKGQVLALAEALGWPFEVKSFAYRRTELITNLLCGPTLAGIEAAKSSALAPPWPDLIITAGRRNEPVARWIQARAADEGKEDERRVRIVHLGRPWAPLDRFDLIVTTPQYKLPRRPNILHNQTPLFRINRQRLEREGARWRDRLAHLPRPLVALFIGGSSGAYVFDRAAAERLAAQAERLVSELGGSLLVSTSARTPAATLDVLAEGLTCPHSLYRWAPDDEDNPYFGYLALADQFIVTGDSMSMLTEACFTGKPVHIFDLGEGPDAMRVGGGGRLRLLPRRWDRAHLKAHVNRLAIRLGPSRMTREIGWIHRQFIDAGAAVWLGDPVPAERSALSLDGLSRAVAEVNRLFTKRTDTGPD